One region of Bdellovibrio bacteriovorus genomic DNA includes:
- a CDS encoding 2Fe-2S iron-sulfur cluster-binding protein, whose product MMGMKVKFIIEGKATEVIAEEGRTLLDLALIAQINPPYSCMEGTCGTCGAAVEEGKTSADVEGTQIIRTCQAVPWSEYVVVNYDKKSSP is encoded by the coding sequence ATGATGGGTATGAAGGTAAAATTTATCATCGAGGGTAAGGCCACCGAGGTCATTGCTGAAGAGGGACGAACACTTTTGGACCTGGCACTCATCGCTCAAATCAATCCTCCATATTCTTGTATGGAGGGGACTTGCGGTACTTGCGGGGCGGCCGTTGAAGAGGGAAAAACCAGCGCGGATGTGGAAGGAACTCAAATTATCCGTACTTGCCAGGCAGTACCATGGTCCGAGTACGTGGTGGTGAACTACGATAAGAAGTCCAGCCCCTAA
- a CDS encoding sensor histidine kinase: MSYLDALFLDLRGFLSRFPIHDSDVVEISISSLKEKNPTIPINKLQQLVEKIEMQKAKKIILAISPGEILASEEELDRFEKRLEKLSNLYLYSRWGAGEGRVFATSRHFDEFSRHLIHKFHLNVSDQRTRKLVFSMDGIGLDSDLKDFLKVFELPNIDLDKAQGVIDVLGTKQVYIKFYSADKLGTFSLDTENLVQVRDKIVIISSEDHHSGAISTHQFARFSFSEDATNEGYFSEGKYLITIVNNIKNTDWIKEAKASANFFWIFFVISLELFLLRKFYHRPALFVAWSFIVPTLAFLLSLAVFRFYSLNLDFSRILVGGLIIQYLGIPILFIVSLRSADRKLFEESKKSEREKLQARIMVKAATTEATLRMVGQVSHDIRSPLMALQVASSLLKGQVSGDLRDLIENATQRIRNISEDLFQRYKTKGSDLVQGDTSLKAALSELISSYEKVHEKARFLNQVPSDVIAYWPLYAIQRSFSNLLNNSLEACYAKGIDPLIEISAEKQAGIIVIYLKDNGPGIPTEHVKSLFKEGSTFNKKGGTGLGLYQVKKDLELTGGVVSYIPSAQGACFKIVVPMALEAVRFGVSESAVIVTAEDSASLRKRFEDVGIKVSSFSTLSKAKEFLIANPEKNLTLIADLLFPGEEETGFDLLDSLPQKHLYKAVLCTSLVESADIQELANKKGALLVRRSFFDSIQIARAKT, translated from the coding sequence ATGTCTTACTTAGATGCATTATTTTTAGATCTAAGAGGTTTTCTTTCACGATTTCCGATTCATGACAGTGATGTTGTTGAAATCTCCATCAGTTCTTTGAAAGAAAAAAATCCTACTATTCCCATTAACAAACTACAGCAGCTCGTTGAAAAAATTGAAATGCAAAAAGCCAAAAAGATTATTTTGGCAATTTCTCCTGGCGAGATCCTAGCGTCCGAAGAGGAACTTGATCGGTTTGAAAAGCGCTTAGAAAAGTTATCGAATCTGTATTTATATTCAAGATGGGGCGCCGGTGAAGGAAGAGTTTTCGCAACTTCAAGGCACTTCGATGAATTCTCTCGACACCTAATTCATAAATTTCACTTAAATGTGTCTGACCAGAGAACTCGAAAACTCGTTTTCAGTATGGACGGAATTGGTCTTGATAGCGATCTAAAAGATTTCTTGAAGGTATTTGAGCTTCCAAACATCGATCTTGATAAAGCTCAAGGTGTCATCGATGTCCTAGGGACGAAGCAGGTTTATATAAAATTCTATTCCGCTGACAAATTAGGAACCTTTTCTTTAGATACTGAAAATTTGGTTCAAGTTCGAGATAAAATCGTCATTATTAGCTCAGAAGATCATCATTCAGGTGCAATTTCGACGCACCAGTTTGCAAGATTCTCCTTTTCGGAAGACGCGACAAATGAGGGATATTTTTCTGAGGGAAAATACTTAATTACTATAGTTAATAATATTAAAAATACCGATTGGATCAAAGAAGCGAAAGCAAGTGCCAACTTTTTTTGGATCTTTTTTGTTATTTCCTTAGAGCTATTTTTGTTGAGAAAGTTTTATCATCGTCCCGCCTTGTTTGTGGCGTGGTCTTTTATTGTTCCTACTCTAGCATTTTTGCTTTCGCTAGCCGTTTTTAGATTCTACTCGCTGAACTTGGATTTCAGTCGGATTTTGGTCGGTGGATTAATAATTCAGTATCTTGGAATTCCAATTCTATTCATTGTTTCACTTCGCTCTGCAGACAGAAAGCTTTTTGAAGAAAGTAAAAAAAGTGAGCGGGAAAAGCTTCAAGCTCGAATCATGGTCAAAGCCGCGACCACCGAAGCGACGTTGCGCATGGTGGGGCAGGTGTCGCACGATATTCGCAGTCCGTTGATGGCGTTGCAGGTGGCGAGTTCACTTCTGAAAGGGCAAGTGTCGGGGGACCTGCGGGATCTTATCGAAAATGCCACACAAAGAATTCGAAATATTTCTGAAGATCTTTTTCAAAGATATAAGACGAAGGGTTCTGATTTAGTGCAAGGGGATACTTCGCTGAAGGCGGCGCTTTCGGAACTGATTTCTTCCTATGAAAAAGTGCATGAGAAAGCGCGGTTCTTGAATCAAGTTCCTAGTGACGTAATCGCGTATTGGCCGCTTTATGCTATTCAGCGATCCTTTTCAAATCTACTGAATAACTCGTTGGAAGCTTGTTACGCCAAAGGCATTGATCCCTTGATTGAAATTAGTGCAGAAAAGCAGGCGGGGATTATCGTGATTTACCTCAAAGACAACGGCCCAGGAATTCCTACGGAGCACGTCAAATCGCTTTTTAAAGAGGGATCGACCTTTAATAAAAAAGGTGGAACAGGTTTGGGACTTTATCAGGTCAAAAAGGACTTAGAACTCACTGGGGGAGTCGTGTCTTACATTCCTTCAGCGCAAGGAGCGTGTTTTAAAATTGTGGTACCAATGGCTCTTGAAGCGGTTCGCTTCGGTGTCAGTGAAAGCGCTGTCATCGTGACTGCAGAAGACTCTGCAAGTCTACGGAAACGTTTTGAGGACGTAGGAATCAAGGTTTCTTCTTTCTCGACACTCTCTAAAGCAAAAGAATTTCTTATAGCAAACCCCGAGAAAAATCTGACTCTGATAGCGGACTTGCTTTTTCCTGGAGAAGAAGAAACGGGCTTTGATCTTTTAGACTCGCTTCCGCAAAAGCATTTGTACAAGGCTGTCTTGTGTACGTCATTAGTCGAAAGTGCGGATATTCAGGAGCTTGCGAACAAAAAAGGCGCTTTGCTGGTAAGGCGCTCTTTCTTTGACTCGATTCAAATTGCTAGGGCGAAGACATAA
- a CDS encoding radical SAM/SPASM domain-containing protein → MEQRRYKDIVAFKWGQSAPLAFHARNLEVAEISEETWSTMQATDDVNEALAELSAWEQDSNPDVKSGKLEPGIRSLTINVTQICNLKCTYCAAGGDGTYGAAQTKINVEKTLPQLKFFLERLPDNSNFKITFLGGEPLLYPEGIQEIGNYVRLMAAGRNIHPRFSIVTNGTLINEKTLNVLKSIQANITISVDGPASINDKSRPTKTGASSTEMVVDGLNQISAVRDSLGLITLHGVFNADNLDLIKAYEFYRQFDVDKYEFTYSVSDNDDVSNREFVSQMNLIAKTAYAKGGERELRKIGVFDQYFHALDSQQQTENHCGAGKSFLMVDAKNNLYTCPWEVGNKNEQVGHGDNLDLESLNEYQAPLIEKNNCQSCWARYLCGGGCMFIHKQSTGSKHKKDGQFCFRTRSLISTALLYYKISRESC, encoded by the coding sequence ATGGAACAAAGACGTTACAAAGACATTGTGGCATTTAAATGGGGACAAAGCGCTCCCCTAGCGTTCCATGCCCGAAATCTTGAAGTCGCAGAGATTTCTGAAGAGACTTGGTCGACAATGCAAGCCACTGACGATGTCAATGAAGCGTTGGCCGAACTTTCAGCTTGGGAACAAGATAGCAACCCCGACGTTAAATCTGGAAAGCTCGAACCAGGTATTCGCAGTCTTACGATTAACGTTACTCAAATTTGCAATTTGAAATGCACATACTGCGCGGCCGGTGGCGACGGAACTTACGGTGCTGCGCAAACAAAGATCAATGTCGAAAAAACTTTGCCACAGTTGAAATTCTTTTTGGAAAGACTCCCCGACAATAGCAATTTCAAAATTACTTTTCTTGGAGGCGAACCCCTCCTTTATCCTGAAGGGATCCAAGAAATTGGCAACTATGTGCGACTTATGGCTGCCGGTCGGAATATCCATCCACGTTTTTCCATCGTAACGAATGGAACATTGATTAATGAAAAAACCTTGAATGTACTTAAAAGTATTCAAGCCAATATCACTATCAGCGTCGATGGACCTGCAAGCATTAACGACAAGTCTCGCCCAACGAAAACAGGCGCTAGCAGCACGGAAATGGTCGTTGACGGACTCAACCAAATTTCTGCTGTTCGCGACTCTTTAGGGCTCATCACGCTGCACGGAGTTTTTAACGCTGATAATCTGGATTTAATAAAAGCCTATGAGTTCTACCGTCAATTCGACGTGGATAAATACGAGTTCACGTATTCAGTGTCTGACAACGATGATGTAAGCAATAGAGAATTCGTTTCGCAAATGAACCTGATCGCAAAAACAGCGTATGCAAAAGGCGGCGAGAGAGAACTTCGTAAAATCGGCGTCTTTGACCAATACTTCCATGCACTTGATAGTCAGCAACAAACAGAGAATCATTGCGGCGCTGGAAAATCCTTCCTGATGGTAGATGCCAAGAACAATCTTTATACTTGCCCGTGGGAAGTGGGAAATAAAAATGAACAGGTTGGCCACGGTGACAACCTTGATTTAGAGAGTCTGAATGAATACCAGGCTCCCTTGATCGAAAAGAACAACTGTCAAAGCTGCTGGGCACGTTATCTATGCGGTGGCGGCTGTATGTTCATCCATAAGCAAAGTACTGGAAGCAAACATAAGAAAGATGGCCAATTTTGCTTTCGCACACGCAGCTTGATTAGCACCGCCTTACTATATTATAAAATCAGCAGGGAATCCTGCTAA
- a CDS encoding ATP-binding protein, translating into MTLPPSPEEKSVPSKKGNYQALALRILFAVGISILLAQTNLEYIESYLYDLRSRTKLINSTSGNIELIYITPKTIQSFQGFPSASEQNKLLEKIKSQNPKAVVYDFDLNETPGTIEAKNKWEASIVADENIYVAGRSTPLKGEENQLVLSQPFEQISLFPSPKTTDLVNFAKDGVTRRMILTYQDRPLLSTHLAALVNPSVANVESVRGVFDFYGTDQAYINFHPAKSFPSTSFEDLIDGVVSTDRFKDKIVIIGTDLGLNEAEYIQSPYNRDVMAMTRIELQANAIDTLITNSAPVRASKYVSWLLILLASLLTTHVVLTMKPTQGLMVLAATLVGFIGVSSAAFWIGGFWLPMAAPLLTIFLCYYFFIPYRLIVENRRSWEYYQKNKLLSQVEELKTNFISMMSHDLKTPIARIQGMTDMILADPVTLSPQQREAVDTIRHSSDDLLKFINAILNYGKIESQGVQLNLQSKDINNLLQEVIRKHEFLAKVKRIQIVSELEPMFPVPVDADLMKQVFSNLVENAIKYSPEDTKIMISSEESSTKVVVQVADQGPGIPADELPNIFMKFFRSKNAKSSPIKGSGLGLYLAKYFTELHHGRLFVESSHGNGSTFTVELPIEQGGTHA; encoded by the coding sequence ATGACTCTTCCTCCCTCCCCTGAAGAGAAATCAGTTCCCTCTAAAAAGGGCAACTACCAAGCACTTGCGCTGCGAATCTTATTCGCAGTAGGGATTTCTATTCTTTTGGCGCAAACAAATTTGGAGTATATCGAGTCCTATCTATACGACCTGCGAAGTCGCACAAAATTAATCAACTCTACGTCCGGAAATATTGAGCTTATCTACATAACGCCTAAGACAATTCAAAGCTTTCAAGGTTTCCCCTCAGCTTCCGAACAAAACAAGCTTTTAGAAAAGATTAAGAGCCAGAATCCAAAGGCCGTAGTTTATGACTTTGACCTTAATGAAACACCAGGCACCATCGAGGCAAAAAATAAATGGGAAGCTAGTATCGTAGCGGATGAGAACATCTATGTCGCTGGACGTTCCACTCCTTTAAAAGGGGAAGAGAATCAATTGGTTTTAAGTCAGCCCTTTGAGCAAATCTCTTTATTCCCTTCTCCAAAAACGACGGACTTAGTTAATTTTGCTAAAGACGGCGTAACTCGAAGAATGATTTTAACCTATCAAGATCGTCCTCTATTATCGACGCACCTAGCGGCATTGGTTAACCCTAGTGTCGCAAACGTAGAAAGCGTTCGCGGCGTTTTTGATTTTTACGGGACCGACCAGGCTTACATTAATTTTCATCCAGCTAAGTCTTTTCCTTCAACTTCATTCGAAGATCTCATCGACGGTGTCGTCAGCACAGACAGATTCAAAGATAAAATTGTAATTATTGGTACCGATTTGGGATTGAATGAAGCCGAGTATATTCAAAGCCCTTATAATAGAGATGTTATGGCAATGACACGTATCGAACTGCAGGCAAACGCGATCGATACCCTCATTACGAACTCAGCACCTGTCAGGGCTAGCAAATACGTTAGCTGGTTACTCATTCTCCTCGCTTCGTTATTAACGACTCATGTTGTCCTTACTATGAAACCCACTCAAGGTTTGATGGTTCTTGCGGCCACGTTGGTCGGCTTTATTGGTGTCAGCTCTGCCGCTTTCTGGATCGGAGGATTCTGGCTTCCGATGGCGGCGCCACTTTTAACCATCTTCCTCTGCTACTACTTCTTCATCCCGTACCGCTTGATCGTGGAAAATCGTCGCAGTTGGGAATACTATCAAAAGAATAAACTTCTAAGTCAGGTCGAAGAGCTTAAGACGAATTTCATTTCTATGATGTCTCACGACTTAAAAACGCCGATTGCGCGCATTCAAGGGATGACGGATATGATTCTTGCCGATCCGGTGACCTTGAGTCCTCAGCAGCGCGAGGCTGTGGATACGATTCGTCATTCTTCTGATGACCTTTTGAAGTTCATCAATGCGATTTTGAATTATGGTAAAATTGAAAGCCAAGGGGTTCAGCTGAACCTGCAAAGCAAGGACATCAACAATCTTCTTCAAGAAGTCATCCGTAAGCACGAGTTCCTTGCAAAAGTGAAACGTATCCAGATCGTCTCTGAACTGGAGCCTATGTTCCCCGTTCCTGTGGACGCTGATTTAATGAAGCAGGTGTTCTCAAACCTTGTAGAAAACGCCATTAAATACAGCCCTGAAGACACGAAGATTATGATCTCTAGCGAAGAGTCCTCCACGAAGGTGGTCGTTCAAGTCGCCGATCAGGGGCCGGGTATTCCTGCTGACGAATTGCCTAATATTTTCATGAAGTTTTTTAGATCCAAGAACGCCAAAAGCTCGCCAATTAAGGGGTCAGGATTGGGGCTTTATTTGGCTAAATACTTTACCGAACTTCACCATGGACGCCTTTTTGTAGAATCTTCCCATGGTAATGGCTCCACATTTACGGTAGAACTACCAATCGAGCAAGGGGGTACACATGCTTAA
- a CDS encoding sigma-54-dependent transcriptional regulator, translating into MLKVLVVDDDQGLRLSVKSALAVTQRFEVDEAFDGVNAMEKIKGGDKKYDLVILDVDMPRMNGLEALRQIKEFDPGIIAIIMTAHATLNDAIQAVKDGAYNYLPKPVGSDQLLQLIDKAVNAHNLISNIAASAPVMHEAGRKIIGHTSQMQKVFNIIHRLAKVDTPVLIRGASGTGKELVAKAIHYNSARKDEKFVAINCSAIPENLFESELFGHEKGSFTGADQRKIGKFQFAEGGTLFLDEVGDMPQLMQVKILRVLQEKLFTPVGSNREFPTNVRIIAATNRPLEDMIKAGTFREDLFYRLNVVPIFLPALAERKDDMDHMVNIFIKKFNQAHGKRINGIAPDAMAVLKKHTWPGNIRELENVIEHAFVLEMSNIITIASLPESLLIATGTNLIDVPPVMETAQNVASAGLASASQAHATLGDDDDADVGTDSEELDGEEIVPYNGSENLDFNAQKEAFEKEFIIKALKTFRGRINQTALHANIPKKTLLRKIEKYGIVAKDYAN; encoded by the coding sequence ATGCTTAAGGTTTTGGTTGTAGACGACGATCAGGGCTTAAGACTTTCCGTTAAATCCGCACTCGCAGTCACTCAAAGATTTGAAGTCGACGAGGCTTTCGATGGCGTTAACGCTATGGAAAAGATCAAAGGCGGCGACAAGAAATACGATCTAGTGATTCTTGATGTGGACATGCCCCGCATGAACGGGCTCGAAGCTCTTCGTCAAATCAAAGAATTCGACCCAGGTATCATTGCTATCATCATGACCGCGCACGCGACGTTGAACGACGCGATTCAAGCCGTTAAAGACGGCGCTTACAATTACCTTCCAAAACCTGTTGGCAGCGATCAGTTACTTCAATTGATCGATAAAGCCGTAAATGCCCATAACTTGATTTCAAATATCGCAGCTTCGGCACCCGTCATGCACGAAGCCGGTCGTAAAATCATCGGTCACACTTCGCAAATGCAAAAGGTGTTTAACATCATTCACCGTCTTGCTAAGGTCGATACCCCGGTTTTGATTCGTGGTGCTTCCGGAACGGGTAAAGAACTTGTTGCTAAAGCGATTCACTACAACTCCGCTCGCAAAGATGAAAAATTCGTTGCTATCAACTGCTCTGCAATCCCAGAGAATCTTTTTGAATCCGAGTTATTCGGTCACGAAAAGGGTTCTTTCACAGGTGCGGATCAACGCAAGATCGGGAAATTCCAATTCGCTGAAGGCGGGACGCTATTCCTAGATGAAGTTGGCGACATGCCACAATTGATGCAAGTAAAGATCTTGCGCGTACTTCAAGAAAAGCTTTTCACTCCCGTTGGCTCGAATCGCGAATTCCCGACGAATGTTAGAATTATCGCGGCAACAAACAGACCTCTTGAAGACATGATCAAAGCGGGCACTTTCCGCGAAGACTTGTTCTATCGTTTGAACGTTGTACCTATCTTCTTGCCGGCACTAGCTGAGCGCAAAGACGATATGGATCACATGGTGAATATCTTTATTAAGAAATTCAACCAAGCGCACGGCAAACGCATCAACGGAATTGCTCCAGATGCGATGGCGGTCCTTAAAAAACACACGTGGCCGGGCAACATTCGTGAGCTTGAAAACGTGATCGAGCACGCTTTTGTTCTAGAGATGTCTAACATCATCACGATTGCATCTTTGCCTGAATCCTTGTTGATTGCTACAGGTACAAATTTGATCGATGTTCCACCAGTGATGGAAACCGCTCAAAACGTAGCTTCGGCGGGTTTGGCATCGGCTTCTCAAGCCCATGCGACTTTGGGTGATGACGATGATGCGGACGTGGGTACGGACTCTGAAGAGTTGGATGGCGAAGAAATCGTTCCTTACAACGGTTCCGAAAACCTAGATTTCAATGCGCAGAAAGAAGCTTTCGAAAAAGAGTTTATTATCAAAGCTCTTAAAACTTTCCGTGGTCGTATCAATCAAACAGCGTTGCACGCCAATATTCCGAAGAAGACACTTCTTAGAAAAATTGAGAAGTACGGAATCGTTGCGAAAGACTACGCCAACTAA
- the lspA gene encoding signal peptidase II, whose amino-acid sequence MKRKYIWLVLISAFLVALDQVIKVYVHTHFHLGESISVIPNFFNITYVRNFGAAFGFLAESHPDFREIFFLAMPPIALIIILGILRGVKDDDTKQIIALSSIFGGAIGNYIDRVRFRYVIDFLDFHIYNRWSWPAFNIADMAIVGGVGLLLLLMFLENKKKEKEKTEGAA is encoded by the coding sequence ATGAAACGTAAATATATCTGGCTTGTGCTTATCTCTGCTTTCCTTGTGGCTTTAGACCAAGTGATTAAGGTCTATGTTCACACGCACTTTCACCTGGGCGAGTCCATCTCTGTCATTCCTAATTTCTTTAACATCACTTATGTAAGAAACTTCGGTGCGGCGTTTGGATTCTTGGCAGAAAGCCATCCCGATTTCCGTGAGATCTTCTTCTTGGCGATGCCACCCATTGCGTTGATCATTATTTTAGGTATTTTACGTGGCGTGAAAGACGACGACACAAAACAAATTATCGCTCTTTCAAGCATCTTCGGTGGCGCTATTGGAAACTACATCGACCGCGTGCGCTTTCGTTACGTGATCGACTTCCTGGATTTCCATATCTACAATCGTTGGAGCTGGCCCGCTTTCAATATCGCCGATATGGCGATTGTCGGCGGAGTAGGACTTCTTCTGCTTCTGATGTTCCTTGAGAATAAAAAGAAAGAAAAAGAGAAAACAGAAGGCGCTGCTTAA
- a CDS encoding response regulator transcription factor, giving the protein MDIKGKKLLLVEDDRNLREVLTEELQDRGMVVTSFEQTPSLAQITEAEWALLDLRVGSENGLQFLKDLKDKFPQVKVVMMSGFGSVASAVKAMQLGAHSFISKPVTPDMIIKAFTDQNVGEEVPDQEISLARMEREYIDYVLQSSDGNITQAAKKLGLHRQSLQRKLRKNIPNK; this is encoded by the coding sequence ATGGATATCAAAGGTAAAAAGCTTTTATTGGTGGAGGACGATCGCAACCTTCGCGAAGTATTAACGGAAGAACTTCAAGATCGTGGCATGGTGGTCACAAGTTTTGAACAAACTCCTTCTTTGGCGCAAATCACTGAAGCTGAGTGGGCCTTGCTTGATTTACGTGTAGGTTCTGAAAACGGCCTGCAGTTTTTAAAGGATCTCAAAGACAAATTTCCCCAAGTCAAAGTTGTCATGATGAGTGGTTTTGGCAGTGTTGCTTCTGCGGTGAAGGCTATGCAGTTGGGGGCCCACAGCTTTATCAGTAAGCCGGTAACCCCGGATATGATTATCAAGGCTTTTACTGACCAAAATGTGGGTGAGGAAGTGCCTGATCAGGAAATTTCTTTGGCACGTATGGAGCGAGAATACATCGATTACGTTCTGCAAAGTTCCGACGGCAATATAACTCAGGCCGCTAAGAAGTTAGGTCTGCACCGCCAAAGTCTGCAAAGAAAACTTCGTAAGAATATTCCGAACAAATAA
- a CDS encoding sensor histidine kinase: protein MPGLIRFRWIAIFCLTLGIIPLIHWNLLQKRDIFYFIAVLALLATFNVLSQGLWPREDHARQKHTLVHLWVDLLAAAGLLFVSGSANNPFVSILCIHSFLGGMLLRQRASYLFGASVLLLLGLLQLETYFDARVTVGSDVSDLGLGFLSQWLLITASWFVSHYFSGLLQKNEMRIRLLQDRQHQADRLKSLGALTAGFSHQLATPMNSLKLRMERGLRKLSSEETTAREELEKAKTSLDECVQVFQHMASVFSRSSQAELHTVEIQKLTEDLLKVWEKENEGVVIEKHFMTEPLSCRLQVLAFSNTFFDLLNNALEASPAGSKIYVRLFKKDSWILLEVTDLGEGLSEETLSRLGEPFVTTKVDGNGLGIYSAMMMAQAAGGEFKIFNNTSGRGATAQIRLPIEEA, encoded by the coding sequence ATGCCTGGGCTGATTCGATTTCGCTGGATTGCGATATTCTGTCTAACTTTGGGGATTATTCCCCTTATTCATTGGAACCTTCTGCAAAAAAGGGACATCTTCTATTTTATTGCTGTCCTTGCATTGCTGGCGACCTTCAATGTTCTGTCGCAAGGTTTGTGGCCCCGCGAAGATCACGCTCGTCAAAAGCACACCCTGGTGCATCTTTGGGTGGACCTTTTAGCGGCGGCCGGTCTTCTTTTTGTGAGTGGTTCCGCAAATAACCCTTTTGTCAGCATTCTTTGCATTCATTCGTTCTTAGGGGGCATGCTTTTACGTCAAAGAGCTTCTTATCTTTTTGGAGCTTCAGTTCTTCTTTTATTAGGTCTTTTGCAGTTAGAAACTTATTTTGACGCCAGGGTCACCGTGGGCTCTGACGTGTCTGATTTAGGCTTAGGATTTCTTTCGCAATGGCTTTTGATCACCGCCTCTTGGTTTGTTAGCCATTACTTCTCAGGTCTTTTGCAAAAAAACGAAATGCGCATTCGTCTTTTGCAGGATCGTCAGCATCAAGCGGATCGTTTGAAATCTTTAGGTGCATTGACGGCGGGGTTCTCTCATCAATTAGCGACTCCGATGAATTCATTAAAACTTCGCATGGAACGTGGCTTAAGAAAATTATCCAGCGAGGAAACAACCGCGCGCGAAGAGTTAGAGAAAGCCAAAACATCTTTGGATGAATGCGTGCAAGTGTTTCAACACATGGCTTCGGTTTTTTCCCGCTCTTCGCAGGCTGAATTGCACACCGTGGAAATTCAAAAACTTACTGAGGATCTTTTAAAAGTCTGGGAAAAAGAAAACGAAGGAGTCGTCATCGAAAAGCATTTTATGACAGAACCTCTTTCGTGCCGTTTGCAGGTGCTGGCGTTTTCAAACACCTTCTTTGATTTGTTAAACAACGCTTTGGAAGCCTCTCCGGCTGGGTCTAAAATTTACGTGCGCTTGTTTAAAAAGGACTCTTGGATTCTTCTAGAGGTCACAGATCTTGGAGAAGGACTCTCTGAAGAAACTTTATCTCGTCTGGGCGAACCCTTCGTCACTACAAAGGTGGATGGCAACGGCCTGGGAATTTATTCTGCGATGATGATGGCACAAGCTGCGGGTGGCGAGTTTAAAATCTTTAATAACACCTCGGGAAGAGGCGCGACGGCGCAAATTCGTCTTCCCATCGAGGAGGCTTAA
- a CDS encoding outer membrane beta-barrel protein, translating into MKRFTVILFILLSGVRASAQNLLQNIQTAAAIDFVAPFDFEGSEENKLDIRSAELSFFGPLDPTFDANLNAAAHNEDGEFVFEVHEAFVSSNKLIPSSRFKIGKFFLGVGRLNQFHQHDWAFISAPRVQTEFFDEEGIADTGAEFSTLLPTDSYWDITAGVTNGYTYGHAHDAGEKPRVPTHYIHPVNFIDFGDAGALQWGMNYLGRTDAEGIQTQLYGFDFVFKKTEGKVLRFLLQSEIWYRNLKAPEADRQEDIGAYIYPQMSLSERLFLGLRVDLFSELSRTFQSDGSKQDNLDYGFVPTLTYKHSEFTWFRVAYTYDVQTYKGESDDLSQKIELQLVSILGAHPAHSF; encoded by the coding sequence ATGAAACGTTTTACGGTCATTCTTTTTATTCTGCTTTCTGGCGTTCGCGCTTCTGCACAGAATCTATTGCAAAACATTCAAACCGCCGCTGCGATCGATTTCGTGGCCCCTTTTGATTTCGAAGGCTCAGAAGAAAATAAGCTGGACATTCGATCTGCCGAGCTTTCTTTTTTTGGTCCTCTTGATCCTACATTCGACGCGAACCTAAACGCGGCAGCTCACAATGAAGATGGTGAGTTTGTTTTTGAAGTGCATGAGGCTTTCGTTTCATCCAACAAACTGATCCCCTCTTCTCGGTTCAAAATCGGGAAATTCTTTTTAGGCGTAGGTCGATTAAACCAATTCCACCAGCACGATTGGGCCTTTATTTCTGCGCCTCGTGTGCAGACAGAGTTCTTTGACGAAGAAGGTATCGCCGATACGGGAGCCGAGTTTTCAACTCTTCTTCCCACGGACTCTTATTGGGACATTACCGCCGGTGTGACAAATGGATATACCTATGGACACGCCCACGATGCGGGCGAAAAACCGCGCGTTCCTACTCACTATATTCACCCGGTCAACTTCATTGATTTTGGTGACGCCGGAGCCTTGCAATGGGGAATGAATTATTTAGGCCGCACTGATGCTGAAGGCATTCAAACTCAGCTTTATGGGTTTGATTTTGTATTTAAAAAGACGGAAGGCAAAGTTCTTCGTTTTCTTTTGCAATCAGAAATCTGGTATCGCAACTTAAAAGCTCCCGAAGCAGACCGCCAAGAGGACATCGGTGCATACATCTATCCGCAAATGTCCTTGAGTGAACGTCTGTTTCTAGGACTGCGTGTGGATTTGTTCTCGGAGCTTTCCCGCACGTTTCAATCAGATGGTTCTAAACAAGACAATTTAGATTATGGCTTTGTTCCGACCCTGACCTATAAGCACAGTGAGTTCACATGGTTCCGCGTCGCGTACACTTACGATGTGCAAACTTATAAGGGCGAATCGGATGACTTGAGCCAGAAAATTGAGTTGCAGTTGGTGTCTATCTTGGGCGCGCACCCTGCGCATTCATTCTAG